The Exiguobacterium sp. FSL W8-0210 genomic interval CAACGCGTAATCCCATTTTTCTATTTTTCAACTTATTGCAATGCGACAAGTTTCCACTGAGTGGCTGTCCTGCTGCCATTCCTATAGAAACGATTCGGTTCAACGCTTTGTCTACGAATATCTTTTGACTACCATCGAGGTTATCGTAATCTTCTTTCGAATACTGCGTCCACTCAAGCTGATACAATGATCATTCCCACCCGTCCATTTCATCAATAGTCGTTGAATGAGTTTCTTGTTCTCCACGGACTTCTGAATCGGTATAGGTGCGGACATTTTTGTTAGATAGTCGCATCTCAACAGTCAAATCATCTAATCGACTGTACAATTCTTCAATTTCTTTATTGAGTGATTCGTATTGCTGTTGCGTCAACATGACACCCGCAACTT includes:
- a CDS encoding type II toxin-antitoxin system RelE family toxin; this translates as MYQLEWTQYSKEDYDNLDGSQKIFVDKALNRIVSIGMAAGQPLSGNLSHCNKLKNRKMGLRVVFREIDGKLQIIQIVAIGKRDKDEIYKMAEQRLD